A genome region from Bacteroides stercoris ATCC 43183 includes the following:
- a CDS encoding GNAT family N-acetyltransferase — protein MDSKQIDVMVADASHEVYVDKILDTIREAAKVRGTGIAERTHEYVATKMKEGKAIIALCGDEFAGFTYIESWGNKQYVATSGLIVHPDYRGLGLAKRIKTASFRLARLRWPKAKIFSLTSGAAVMKMNTELGYVPVTFNELTDDEAFWKGCEGCINHDILVAKNRKFCICTAMLYDPKLHEEDKI, from the coding sequence ATGGATTCGAAACAGATTGATGTGATGGTGGCCGACGCCTCACATGAAGTTTACGTGGATAAGATTTTGGATACCATCCGAGAAGCTGCCAAGGTGCGCGGAACGGGCATCGCAGAACGCACACACGAATATGTGGCGACTAAAATGAAAGAAGGAAAAGCTATCATAGCTTTATGTGGAGACGAATTTGCAGGTTTCACCTACATAGAAAGCTGGGGAAACAAGCAGTACGTGGCAACATCGGGCCTCATCGTACATCCCGATTACCGCGGCTTGGGACTGGCCAAACGTATCAAGACGGCTTCTTTCCGCCTGGCACGCCTGCGGTGGCCCAAAGCCAAGATATTCAGTCTGACCAGCGGAGCGGCCGTTATGAAAATGAATACCGAACTGGGCTACGTACCGGTTACTTTCAATGAACTAACAGACGACGAGGCTTTCTGGAAAGGCTGCGAGGGCTGTATCAACCATGACATACTGGTAGCCAAAAACCGGAAGTTCTGCATTTGCACGGCAATGCTTTACGACCCGAAGTTACACGAGGAAGATAAAATATAA
- the argH gene encoding argininosuccinate lyase yields MAQKLWEKSVQVNKDIERFTVGRDREMDLYLAKHDVLGSMAHITMLESIGLLTKEELSLLLAELKNIYATAESGEFVIEEGVEDVHSQVELMLTRKLGDVGKKIHSGRSRNDQVLLDLKLFTRAEIRDIAEAVEQLFHVLVMQSERYKDVLMPGYTHLQIAMPSSFGLWFGAYAESLVDDMLFLQAAFKMCNRNPLGSAAGYGSSFPLNRTMTTRLLGFDSLNYNVVYAQMGRGKMERNVAFALASIAGTVSKLAFDACMFNSQNFGFVKLPDDCTTGSSIMPHKKNPDVFELTRAKCNKLQSLPQQIMMIANNLPSGYFRDLQIIKEVFLPAFRELKDCLQMTTYIMNEIKVNEHILDDDKYLLIFSVEEVNRLVREGMPFRDAYKKVGLDIEAGNFSHDKTVHHTHEGSIGNLCNDEISGLMQKVVDGFNFEVMEQAEKTLLGR; encoded by the coding sequence ATGGCTCAGAAACTTTGGGAAAAGTCCGTTCAGGTAAATAAGGATATAGAGCGTTTTACGGTGGGACGTGACCGTGAGATGGATCTTTATCTGGCAAAGCATGATGTGTTGGGTTCCATGGCACATATCACGATGCTGGAAAGTATCGGTTTGCTGACAAAAGAAGAATTGTCCCTGCTGCTTGCGGAGTTGAAGAATATCTACGCAACTGCTGAGAGCGGGGAGTTTGTGATAGAAGAGGGGGTAGAGGATGTTCACTCTCAGGTGGAATTGATGCTGACCCGTAAATTGGGTGATGTAGGAAAGAAAATTCATAGCGGACGTTCCCGTAATGACCAGGTGCTGCTCGACTTAAAGCTCTTTACCCGTGCGGAGATAAGGGACATAGCCGAGGCTGTAGAACAGCTTTTCCATGTGCTCGTCATGCAGAGCGAACGTTATAAAGATGTATTGATGCCGGGTTATACCCACTTGCAGATAGCGATGCCGTCGTCGTTCGGACTGTGGTTTGGCGCTTATGCCGAGAGTCTGGTGGATGATATGCTGTTTTTGCAAGCCGCCTTTAAAATGTGCAACCGCAATCCGTTGGGTTCTGCTGCCGGATATGGCTCGTCTTTCCCTTTGAACCGTACAATGACTACCCGGCTGTTGGGCTTCGATTCATTGAATTATAATGTGGTGTATGCCCAGATGGGACGCGGTAAGATGGAGCGTAACGTGGCTTTTGCGCTGGCAAGCATTGCGGGCACCGTTTCCAAGCTTGCGTTCGATGCCTGTATGTTCAACAGCCAGAACTTCGGATTTGTGAAACTGCCCGATGACTGTACTACCGGTTCGAGCATAATGCCGCATAAGAAGAATCCGGATGTGTTTGAGCTGACACGTGCTAAATGCAACAAACTGCAATCATTGCCCCAGCAGATAATGATGATAGCCAATAACCTGCCTTCCGGGTATTTCCGCGATTTGCAGATTATTAAGGAAGTATTCCTGCCTGCTTTCCGGGAGTTGAAGGATTGTTTGCAGATGACGACCTATATTATGAATGAAATCAAAGTGAACGAACATATTCTGGATGACGATAAGTACCTGCTTATTTTCAGCGTGGAAGAGGTAAACCGTCTGGTGCGCGAAGGCATGCCGTTCCGAGATGCTTATAAGAAGGTCGGTCTGGACATTGAGGCTGGCAATTTCTCTCATGACAAGACAGTGCATCATACGCACGAAGGCAGTATCGGCAACCTCTGCAATGATGAAATATCCGGTTTGATGCAGAAAGTTGTGGACGGCTTTAATTTTGAGGTAATGGAACAGGCCGAAAAAACGTTGCTCGGCCGGTAA
- the proC gene encoding pyrroline-5-carboxylate reductase — protein sequence MKTAIIGAGNMGGSIARGLAKGTIIPASDIIVSNPTQGKLDALKAEFPALQTTRDNQEAVTGAELIILAVKPWLIKPVVSELKLKSKQILISVAAGIPFEELAHYVADKEMTMFRLIPNTAISEMESMTLIASRNASKEQEQLLLDIFNQMGLAMLIPEDKIAATTAMTSCGIAYVLKYIQAAMQAGIELGVYPKDGMRMIAQSVKGAAELILNNDTHPGIEIDKVCTPGGITIKGINELEHQGFSSAIINAIKASK from the coding sequence ATGAAAACAGCAATTATCGGTGCAGGAAATATGGGCGGCTCCATCGCCCGCGGTCTGGCAAAAGGAACCATCATCCCCGCCAGCGACATCATTGTTTCTAATCCCACGCAAGGCAAACTGGATGCGTTAAAGGCTGAGTTCCCCGCTTTGCAAACCACACGCGACAATCAGGAAGCCGTTACCGGCGCCGAGCTCATCATACTCGCCGTCAAACCGTGGCTGATAAAACCGGTGGTAAGCGAACTCAAGCTGAAAAGCAAGCAGATACTTATCTCCGTAGCTGCCGGCATCCCTTTCGAAGAACTGGCACACTACGTGGCAGACAAGGAGATGACCATGTTCCGCCTCATCCCCAACACCGCCATCAGCGAGATGGAAAGCATGACGCTCATTGCAAGCCGTAACGCCAGCAAGGAACAGGAACAGCTTTTGCTCGACATCTTCAACCAGATGGGACTTGCCATGCTGATTCCCGAAGATAAGATAGCGGCAACCACCGCCATGACTTCCTGCGGCATCGCTTATGTACTGAAGTATATCCAGGCAGCCATGCAGGCCGGAATAGAACTGGGCGTTTACCCCAAGGACGGCATGCGCATGATAGCCCAGTCGGTAAAAGGCGCCGCCGAACTGATTCTGAACAACGACACGCATCCCGGCATAGAGATTGACAAGGTATGCACTCCCGGCGGAATTACAATCAAGGGTATCAACGAACTGGAACATCAAGGATTCTCTTCCGCCATTATCAATGCCATCAAAGCAAGTAAATAA
- a CDS encoding argininosuccinate synthase — protein MMEKKKKVVVAFSGGLDTSFTVMYLAKEKGYEVYAACANTGGFSPEQLKTNEENAYKLGAVKYITLDVTQEYYEKSLKYMVFGNVLRNGTYPISVSSERIFQALAIARYANEIGADAIAHGSTGAGNDQIRFDMTFLVMAPGVEIITLTRDMALSRQEEIDYLNKHGFAADFAKLKYSYNVGLWGTSICGGEILDSAQGLPESAYLKHCTKEGSEQLRLTFEKGELKAVNDEKFDDPIKAIQKVEEIGAAYGIGRDMHVGDTIIGIKGRVGFEAAAPMLIIGAHKFLEKYTLSKWQQYWKDQVANWYGMFLHESQYLEPVMRDIEAMLESSQRNVNGTAILELHPLCFSTVGVESDDDLVKNKFGEYGEMQKGWTAEDAKGFIKVTSTALRAYYSNHKDEEI, from the coding sequence ATTATGGAAAAGAAGAAAAAAGTAGTAGTTGCATTCAGCGGTGGTCTGGACACCTCATTCACAGTTATGTATCTGGCCAAAGAGAAAGGATACGAGGTATATGCGGCTTGTGCCAATACCGGCGGTTTCAGCCCCGAACAGCTGAAGACAAACGAAGAGAACGCCTACAAACTGGGTGCTGTAAAATATATTACTTTGGACGTAACGCAGGAATATTACGAAAAGAGCTTGAAATACATGGTATTCGGCAACGTATTGCGTAACGGTACTTATCCTATTTCCGTAAGCTCCGAACGTATATTCCAGGCGCTGGCCATTGCACGCTACGCCAACGAAATCGGCGCAGACGCCATTGCACATGGTTCGACCGGTGCGGGTAACGACCAGATTCGTTTCGACATGACTTTCCTTGTCATGGCTCCGGGCGTGGAAATCATCACGCTGACACGCGACATGGCTTTGAGCCGTCAGGAAGAGATAGATTATCTGAACAAACACGGCTTTGCAGCCGACTTCGCCAAACTGAAATATTCCTATAACGTAGGTCTGTGGGGTACTTCCATTTGCGGCGGTGAGATTCTGGACTCCGCACAGGGACTTCCCGAAAGCGCCTATCTGAAACATTGCACCAAAGAAGGCAGCGAACAGTTGCGCCTGACCTTCGAGAAGGGTGAGCTTAAAGCGGTCAACGATGAAAAATTCGACGACCCCATCAAGGCTATCCAGAAGGTAGAGGAAATCGGTGCGGCTTACGGCATCGGCCGTGATATGCACGTAGGCGATACGATTATCGGCATCAAGGGGCGTGTAGGTTTCGAGGCAGCCGCTCCCATGCTGATTATCGGCGCACACAAGTTCCTTGAGAAATACACATTAAGCAAATGGCAGCAATACTGGAAAGACCAGGTAGCCAACTGGTACGGTATGTTCCTGCACGAAAGCCAGTATCTGGAACCGGTAATGCGCGACATCGAAGCCATGCTGGAGTCTTCGCAACGCAATGTAAACGGTACTGCGATTCTCGAACTTCATCCGCTCTGTTTCTCTACCGTAGGCGTGGAAAGCGACGACGACCTTGTAAAGAACAAATTCGGCGAATACGGTGAAATGCAGAAAGGCTGGACAGCGGAAGACGCCAAAGGTTTCATCAAGGTAACTTCTACCGCACTGCGTGCCTATTACTCAAACCACAAAGACGAAGAAATCTAA
- a CDS encoding GNAT family N-acetyltransferase translates to MIRPVQPQDVKYITDIYNEYILNSTYTFETEPISEDEMRLRIAEIFPHFPFFVCETDHKVVGYCYAHPWKQRTAYRYTLETTVYLSARHRGKGLGKLLMQVLIEECRQHNYHTLIACITACNTASCSLHSKLGFTQVSHFKEVGMKFGEWLDVADYELILK, encoded by the coding sequence ATGATTAGACCTGTACAACCTCAAGATGTCAAGTACATCACCGATATTTATAATGAGTACATCCTCAACAGTACCTATACATTCGAAACAGAGCCGATATCTGAAGATGAGATGCGCCTGCGTATAGCAGAAATTTTTCCCCACTTTCCCTTTTTCGTATGCGAAACAGACCATAAAGTTGTGGGATACTGCTATGCACATCCCTGGAAACAACGGACGGCTTACCGATATACCCTCGAAACGACAGTATACCTGTCTGCCCGACATAGAGGAAAAGGACTCGGCAAACTGCTGATGCAGGTTCTCATCGAAGAATGCCGGCAACATAATTATCACACACTGATAGCTTGTATTACCGCTTGTAATACGGCCAGTTGTTCCTTACACAGCAAACTTGGCTTTACACAAGTTTCCCACTTCAAGGAAGTAGGCATGAAGTTCGGAGAATGGCTGGATGTAGCAGATTATGAACTGATATTGAAATAA
- a CDS encoding arginine repressor yields MKKKANRLDAIKMIISSKDISSQEELLQALDKEGFELTQATLSRDLKQLKVAKAANMNGKYVYVLPNNIMYKRSNDQSASEMLMTSGFISLHFSKNIAVIRTRPGYASSMAYDIDNRECPAVLGTIAGDDTIMMVLHEAASHEEVRMFLSQIIPNIK; encoded by the coding sequence ATGAAAAAGAAAGCCAATCGGTTAGATGCCATCAAGATGATTATCTCAAGCAAAGACATCAGTTCTCAGGAAGAGCTGTTGCAGGCTTTGGACAAAGAGGGCTTTGAGCTGACACAAGCCACCTTGTCACGCGACTTGAAACAGTTGAAAGTAGCCAAAGCGGCCAACATGAACGGGAAATATGTATATGTTCTTCCCAACAACATCATGTACAAGCGCAGCAACGACCAGAGCGCAAGCGAAATGCTGATGACCAGCGGCTTCATTTCCCTCCATTTCTCCAAGAACATTGCCGTCATCCGCACCCGGCCCGGCTATGCCAGCAGCATGGCTTATGACATCGACAACCGCGAATGTCCCGCCGTACTGGGCACCATTGCCGGCGACGACACGATCATGATGGTTCTGCACGAGGCTGCATCCCACGAAGAGGTGCGTATGTTTCTGTCACAAATCATTCCTAACATAAAGTAA
- a CDS encoding AMP-binding protein yields the protein MVERFLSQTSFTSQEDFIKNLKINVPENFNFGYDVVDVWAAEHPDKPALLWTNDKGEHIQFSFADMKRYTDMTASYFQSLGIGHGDMVMLILKRRYEFWFSIIALHKLGAVVIPATHLLTKKDIVYRCNAADIKMIVCAGESVITDHITAAMPDSPSVKKLVSVGPEIAEGFEDFHKGIADAAPFARPEHPNSNDDISLMYFTSGTTGEPKMVAHDFTYPLGHIVTGSFWHNLHENSLHLTIADTGWGKAVWGKLYGQWIAGANIFVYDHEKFTPADILTKIQDYHVTSLCAPPTIFRFLIHEDLTKYDLSSLQYCTIAGEALNPAVFDTFKKLTGISLMEGFGQTETTLTVATMPWMQPKPGSMGLPNPQYDVDLIDHDGRSVEAGEQGQIVIRTDKGKPLGLFKEYYRDANRTREAWHDNIYYTGDVAWKDEDGYLWFVGRADDVIKSSGYRIGPFEVESALMTHPAVIECAITGVPDEIRGQVVKATIVLSKDYKNRAGEELVKELQNHVKKVTAPYKYPRVIEFVDELPKTISGKIRRVEIRKNDEK from the coding sequence ATGGTAGAAAGATTTTTATCGCAAACGTCCTTTACATCTCAAGAGGACTTCATCAAGAATTTAAAGATTAACGTACCGGAGAATTTCAATTTCGGTTATGACGTAGTGGATGTCTGGGCGGCCGAACATCCCGACAAGCCCGCACTGCTCTGGACCAATGACAAGGGCGAGCACATCCAGTTCTCATTTGCCGACATGAAACGCTATACGGACATGACGGCTTCCTATTTCCAGAGTCTCGGCATCGGCCACGGCGATATGGTAATGCTCATTCTGAAACGCCGCTATGAGTTCTGGTTCAGCATCATCGCACTGCATAAGCTGGGAGCCGTCGTTATCCCCGCCACACACCTGCTTACCAAGAAAGATATTGTATACCGCTGCAATGCCGCAGACATCAAGATGATTGTCTGTGCCGGCGAAAGCGTCATTACCGACCACATCACAGCTGCCATGCCCGACTCTCCGAGTGTGAAGAAGCTGGTCAGCGTAGGCCCGGAGATAGCCGAAGGTTTTGAGGACTTCCACAAAGGCATTGCCGATGCCGCCCCTTTCGCACGACCGGAGCATCCCAACAGCAACGACGATATTTCTTTGATGTACTTCACCAGCGGCACTACCGGCGAACCCAAAATGGTGGCGCACGACTTCACGTATCCGTTGGGGCACATCGTTACCGGAAGTTTCTGGCACAACCTGCACGAAAACAGCCTGCACCTCACCATTGCCGATACGGGCTGGGGTAAAGCCGTATGGGGCAAACTGTACGGACAATGGATAGCCGGAGCCAACATCTTTGTATACGACCACGAGAAATTCACTCCTGCCGATATTCTGACAAAGATACAGGACTATCACGTCACCTCGCTTTGTGCACCCCCTACCATCTTCCGGTTCCTGATTCACGAAGACCTGACGAAGTACGACCTCTCTTCATTGCAGTATTGCACCATTGCCGGAGAAGCGTTGAACCCCGCCGTATTCGATACATTCAAGAAACTGACAGGCATCAGCCTCATGGAAGGTTTCGGACAGACCGAAACCACCCTTACCGTAGCTACCATGCCGTGGATGCAGCCCAAACCGGGCAGCATGGGATTGCCCAATCCCCAATACGACGTAGACCTGATAGACCATGACGGCCGTTCGGTAGAGGCCGGTGAACAAGGACAGATTGTAATCCGTACCGACAAAGGCAAGCCGCTCGGTCTGTTCAAGGAATATTACCGCGATGCCAACCGCACCCGCGAAGCATGGCACGACAACATCTATTACACCGGCGATGTTGCCTGGAAGGACGAGGACGGCTACCTATGGTTTGTAGGCCGCGCCGACGACGTTATCAAGAGCAGCGGTTACCGCATCGGCCCGTTCGAAGTGGAAAGCGCCCTGATGACGCATCCCGCAGTTATAGAATGTGCCATCACCGGAGTTCCCGATGAAATACGGGGACAAGTGGTGAAAGCCACCATCGTACTGTCCAAAGACTATAAGAACCGCGCCGGCGAGGAACTGGTCAAGGAGTTGCAGAACCACGTAAAGAAAGTGACCGCTCCTTACAAATACCCCCGTGTCATAGAGTTCGTTGACGAACTTCCCAAGACCATCAGCGGTAAGATACGCCGTGTGGAAATCCGGAAGAATGACGAGAAATAA
- a CDS encoding acyloxyacyl hydrolase — MNSKMRTGRDMILLMIILFLSNNICAQDAYIHRLGIEGRAGYIFLTSSFLRGENDMRKIMRSACSAHLKYSFRLPPGTAADRVYGSSYQGIGLGYFDFGNRREMGTPVALYAFQGARIAGITPRLSLNYEWGFGASFGWKPYDYLSNPNNTVMGSKVNAYLSAGIHLNWILSPRFDLNIGATAVHFSNGNTRYPNTGLNTIDFKIGVAYNFNRDIDKTLQPLQQIPVPAFPRHVSYDLMLFGSWRRKAVDVPGGQVPAPGKYGVAGFCFAPMYNFGYKFRAGVSLDGVYDASANIYTKDYATQLDDASEEEAFGTPPLRKQLSLGVSARGEWVMPYFTVGIGFGANILHGGGDLQSFYQILALKIDMTRDTFLHVGYNLKDFHEPNYLMLGIGYRFNNRRPRLYR, encoded by the coding sequence ATGAATAGTAAAATGCGGACCGGAAGAGATATGATTCTCTTAATGATTATACTGTTTCTGTCCAATAATATATGCGCACAAGATGCTTATATCCACCGTCTCGGCATTGAAGGCCGGGCGGGATATATTTTCCTCACCAGCTCCTTTCTGCGGGGTGAAAACGATATGCGCAAAATAATGAGGTCTGCTTGCTCCGCCCACTTGAAGTACTCATTCCGGCTGCCACCGGGTACTGCCGCCGACCGGGTATACGGAAGTTCCTATCAGGGAATAGGATTGGGCTATTTCGATTTCGGCAACCGCAGGGAAATGGGAACTCCCGTTGCCCTCTACGCCTTCCAAGGCGCCCGCATCGCCGGAATCACTCCCCGCTTGTCGCTTAACTACGAATGGGGGTTCGGCGCATCTTTTGGCTGGAAGCCGTATGACTATCTCAGCAATCCCAACAATACTGTAATGGGAAGCAAAGTAAACGCCTATCTCAGCGCAGGCATTCACCTGAACTGGATACTTTCCCCGCGGTTCGACCTCAATATCGGCGCAACGGCAGTACATTTCTCCAACGGCAATACCCGGTACCCCAACACCGGACTGAACACGATAGATTTTAAAATCGGAGTGGCATATAATTTCAACCGGGACATCGACAAAACCTTGCAACCGTTGCAGCAAATTCCGGTTCCGGCATTCCCCCGGCATGTCAGCTATGACCTTATGCTGTTCGGTTCGTGGAGACGGAAAGCCGTAGACGTTCCCGGAGGACAAGTCCCCGCTCCCGGCAAATACGGCGTAGCCGGGTTCTGTTTCGCTCCGATGTATAACTTCGGATATAAATTCCGTGCAGGAGTATCTCTGGACGGTGTCTATGATGCCAGTGCCAACATTTATACAAAGGATTACGCTACCCAGCTCGACGATGCCAGCGAGGAAGAGGCATTCGGCACTCCCCCGCTTCGCAAACAACTCTCTCTGGGTGTCTCGGCACGCGGAGAATGGGTAATGCCCTACTTTACCGTCGGCATAGGTTTCGGAGCCAATATCCTGCATGGCGGGGGCGACTTGCAATCATTCTACCAAATCCTGGCCCTCAAAATAGATATGACCCGCGACACATTCCTGCATGTCGGCTACAACCTGAAGGATTTTCACGAGCCCAACTATCTGATGCTGGGTATAGGGTATCGGTTTAATAACAGGCGTCCCCGGCTGTATCGTTAA
- a CDS encoding aspartate aminotransferase family protein yields the protein MKLFDVYPLFDINIVKGKGCHVWDDKGTEYLDLYGGHAVISIGHAHPHYVEMLGKQVATLGFYSNSVINELQQQLAERLGKVCGYNDYSLFLINSGAEANENALKLASFHNGRTRVVSFSKAFHGRTSLAVEATDNPKIIAPINNCGHVTYLPLNDTEAMKAELAKGDVCAVIIEGIQGVGGIQLPTDEFMQALRKACTEHNTVLILDEIQSGYGRSGKFFAHQYNGIKADIITVAKGIGNGFPMAGVLISPMFTPVYGQLGTTFGGNHLACSAALAVLDVIEQEALVENAAQVGAYLMEELKKFPQIKEVRGRGLMIGLEFEEPVKELRLRLLKEQHVFTGVSGTNVLRLLPPLCLGMDEANLFLERFKKAL from the coding sequence ATGAAACTATTCGATGTATATCCCCTTTTTGACATCAATATTGTCAAAGGAAAAGGCTGCCATGTATGGGACGATAAAGGTACGGAGTACCTCGACCTCTATGGCGGTCATGCAGTAATCTCTATCGGACATGCACATCCGCACTATGTAGAGATGCTCGGCAAGCAAGTAGCCACGCTTGGATTCTATTCCAACTCCGTTATCAACGAACTGCAACAGCAACTGGCAGAACGGTTGGGAAAGGTCTGCGGATACAATGATTATTCCCTTTTCCTTATCAACAGCGGAGCCGAAGCCAACGAAAACGCGTTGAAGCTCGCTTCGTTCCATAACGGACGAACTCGCGTGGTATCCTTCTCGAAAGCTTTCCACGGACGTACTTCATTGGCGGTAGAGGCAACCGACAATCCCAAAATCATTGCTCCCATCAACAACTGCGGACACGTTACCTATCTCCCGCTGAATGATACAGAGGCGATGAAAGCCGAACTGGCGAAAGGCGATGTATGCGCTGTAATCATCGAAGGCATTCAGGGAGTGGGCGGCATACAGTTGCCCACCGACGAGTTTATGCAAGCCTTGCGCAAGGCCTGTACAGAGCACAATACGGTACTGATTCTGGACGAAATCCAAAGCGGTTACGGACGTAGCGGCAAGTTCTTCGCCCATCAGTACAACGGTATCAAGGCCGACATCATCACCGTAGCCAAAGGCATAGGCAACGGATTCCCGATGGCGGGCGTACTTATCAGTCCGATGTTTACTCCTGTTTACGGCCAGCTCGGAACCACTTTCGGCGGAAATCATCTGGCTTGCAGCGCTGCGCTTGCCGTACTGGATGTCATAGAGCAGGAAGCTCTTGTAGAGAATGCCGCCCAAGTAGGCGCATACCTGATGGAAGAGCTGAAGAAATTCCCGCAAATCAAGGAAGTGCGCGGACGCGGACTGATGATTGGTCTCGAATTTGAAGAGCCTGTCAAAGAACTGCGTTTGAGGTTACTGAAAGAACAGCATGTATTTACCGGTGTCAGCGGCACGAACGTACTCCGCCTGTTGCCGCCCCTGTGTCTCGGCATGGACGAAGCGAACCTCTTCCTGGAACGTTTTAAGAAAGCACTTTGA
- a CDS encoding PspC domain-containing protein — protein sequence MMNRKQKLTRPRNGRMLSGVCAGLANFFGLDVSLVRIIYVFATIFTAFAGTLIYIILLVIIPEEPNRYYQHD from the coding sequence ATGATGAACCGAAAGCAAAAATTAACGCGCCCCCGAAACGGAAGAATGCTTTCCGGCGTATGTGCAGGACTGGCAAACTTTTTCGGACTCGACGTGTCACTGGTACGCATCATCTACGTTTTTGCTACGATCTTCACTGCGTTTGCAGGTACGCTTATATATATCATACTATTAGTTATAATACCAGAAGAACCCAATAGATATTACCAACATGATTAA
- a CDS encoding helix-turn-helix domain-containing protein has protein sequence MDEQIKQIAERLRGLRDVLELNAEDIARDCDIPAEEYRLAETGEFDISVSMLQKIARRYGIALDALMFGEEPKMSSYFLTRAGKGTSIERTKAYKYQSLAAGFMNRNADPFIVTVEPKPDNEPIHYNSHSGQEFNLVLEGRMMLSIDGKDLILNEGDSLYFNSKLPHGMKALDGKKVRFLAVIM, from the coding sequence ATGGACGAACAGATTAAACAAATAGCCGAACGCCTGCGCGGACTGCGCGACGTATTGGAATTGAATGCCGAAGACATCGCCCGAGATTGCGACATCCCGGCAGAAGAGTACCGTCTTGCCGAAACGGGAGAATTCGACATCTCCGTAAGCATGCTGCAAAAGATAGCTCGCCGTTACGGCATCGCACTGGATGCCCTGATGTTCGGCGAAGAGCCGAAGATGAGCAGCTACTTCCTTACCCGTGCCGGCAAGGGAACCAGCATCGAGCGTACAAAAGCCTATAAATACCAGTCACTGGCTGCCGGCTTCATGAACCGCAACGCCGACCCGTTCATCGTCACCGTCGAACCCAAGCCGGATAACGAGCCGATACACTACAACAGTCACTCCGGACAGGAATTCAACCTTGTACTGGAAGGCCGCATGATGCTGAGTATCGACGGCAAAGACTTGATTTTAAACGAAGGAGACAGTTTGTATTTCAACTCCAAACTGCCTCACGGCATGAAAGCGCTGGACGGAAAGAAAGTACGTTTCCTTGCCGTAATCATGTAA
- the argC gene encoding N-acetyl-gamma-glutamyl-phosphate reductase yields the protein MIKVGIIGGAGYTAGELIRLLLNHPEAEIVFVNSSSNAGNKITDVHEGLYGETDLTFTDALPLDEIDVLFFCTAHGDTRKFMESHNVPEDLKIIDLSMDYRIKSDDHDFIYGLPELNRRATCTAKHVANPGCFATCIQLGLLPLAKHLMLNGDIMVNAITGSTGAGVKPGATSHFSWRNNNLSVYKAFEHQHVPEIKQSLKQLQNSFDSDIDFIPYRGDFPRGIFTTIVIKTKVALEEIVRMYEEYYAKDSFTHIVGKNIDLKQVVNTNKCLIHLEKHGDKLLIISCIDNLLKGASGQAVHNMNLMFNLEETVGLRLKPSAF from the coding sequence ATGATTAAAGTAGGAATCATCGGCGGAGCCGGATACACGGCAGGCGAACTGATACGCCTGTTACTGAACCATCCCGAAGCGGAAATCGTATTCGTAAACAGCTCGAGCAATGCCGGCAACAAAATAACCGACGTACACGAAGGGTTGTACGGAGAGACGGATTTAACGTTTACCGACGCACTTCCGTTGGACGAAATCGATGTACTTTTCTTCTGCACGGCGCATGGCGACACCAGAAAATTCATGGAAAGCCACAACGTACCGGAAGACCTGAAGATAATCGACCTCTCCATGGACTATCGCATCAAGAGCGACGACCATGACTTCATCTACGGCCTTCCCGAGCTGAACCGCCGTGCCACCTGCACGGCAAAGCATGTTGCCAACCCCGGCTGCTTCGCCACCTGTATCCAGTTGGGCCTGCTTCCGCTTGCCAAGCATCTGATGCTGAACGGCGATATTATGGTGAATGCCATCACCGGCAGTACCGGTGCAGGCGTCAAGCCGGGAGCTACGAGCCACTTCAGCTGGCGCAACAACAACCTGAGTGTGTACAAGGCTTTCGAGCACCAGCACGTGCCCGAAATCAAGCAATCGCTCAAACAGCTCCAGAACAGTTTCGATTCGGACATCGATTTCATCCCCTATCGTGGTGATTTTCCCCGCGGCATCTTTACCACTATCGTGATAAAGACCAAAGTGGCATTGGAAGAGATTGTCCGCATGTATGAAGAGTATTATGCCAAAGACTCCTTCACGCATATCGTCGGCAAGAACATCGATTTGAAGCAGGTTGTCAACACCAACAAATGCCTTATCCATTTGGAAAAGCATGGCGACAAGCTCCTTATCATCTCCTGCATAGACAACCTGCTGAAAGGAGCCAGCGGACAGGCCGTACACAACATGAACCTGATGTTCAATCTGGAAGAGACTGTCGGTTTGAGACTGAAACCCAGTGCTTTCTAA